The Pseudalkalibacillus hwajinpoensis DNA window TTCCAGACGCTCGCAATACAGGCTGCACCTGAATCGCGAAGCGCTCATGCAACAGCAACCTTCTTTACGTTCTTCGATACCGGAATTGCAGCCGGGTCTTACGTGCTCGGTATTATCGTCACAACATTGGGTTACGCCAACCTTTATATGATTCTCGGCATTTTTGTGATTGCCATTATGCTTTTCTATCAATGGATTCAAAAGCAAAGAAAACCCGAAAAAAATTACAAATCTCAAACCGACTATTAAGGAAATGCTTACCATAGCGATTTAATGGGTTGAAGTATCATGAAAGAATAAGCTATTATTGGAGAATCTTATTTTTTCATGAGAGCGAGTTGACAACTATGCAAGTAATTGAGGCAATAAATAGCATCCTATGGGGACCAATCATGATTACCCTTCTTCTTGGAACTGGACTATTTTTCACGGTCCGTCTCGGCTTTATTCAGTTTACAGGTTTAAAAGAAGGAATACGTCAAACATTCGGCCCATTATTTTCTAAAAAGAAGCAGGAAGGTATTTCTTCCTATCAGGCGCTCTCTACCGCCATTGCGGCACAAGTTGGGACAGGGAATTTAGCCGGTGTCGCAACAGCAATCGCCGCTGGTGGTCCTGGCGCAATTTTCTGGATGTGGATTTCATCCTTTCTCGGCATGGCCACTATATTTGCTGAAGCCGTTCTAGCTCAGAAATTCCGTGTTAAGGAAAATGGTACAGTAAAAGGCGGACCGGCTTACTACATCCGTGATGGTCTCGGTAGTAAGAAATTAGCCGCATTTTTCGCAGTGGCCATTATTGCCGCTCTTGGATTCGTTGGCAATATGGTACAGTCCAACTCAATTGCAGAAGCATTCCATACCGCTTTTGAAATTCCACCGTTAGTAATCGGGATTTCGGTAGCGTTTCTCATCAGTTTAATTCTGTTCGGTGGTATTAACCGGATTGCAAAATTCGCTGGTAACGTTGTACCAATCATGGCGCTTCTTTACATTATCGGTGCGCTCGTTATTTTAATCCTGCAGTTTGATCAGGTGCTCCCTGCACTTTCTCTCATTGTCGAATCTGCTTTCACTCCCGAATCTGCTGGAGGAGGCGTTCTTGGGGCATCTATTAAAGAAGCGATCCGTTATGGGGTTGCTCGAGGTTTATTCTCAAATGAAGCAGGCATGGGCTCTACGCCACACGCACATGCTATAGCTGAAGTGAAGCACCCAACCCAGCAGGGATTTGTTGCGATGGTTGGTGTTTTAATTGATACGGTTATTATTTGTACTGTAACAGCTCTCGTAATTCTTGTAACGGATGGCGCAAATTCGAATCTTACCGGAATCGAGCTTACACAAGCAAGCTTTACAAGCGGACTTGGCAGCTTCGGAGTTTATTTCATCGCCTTCAGCTTATTATTCTTCAGTTTTACAACGATACTTGGCTGGGCATATTTCGGTGAAACAAATGTTAGTTATTTATTCGGTGATAAAGGAATTCCCTATTATCGGGCCGCCGTTCTTCTTTTCATCATTGGCGGAACTGTGTTAAATGTTCCATTTGTATGGCAGCTTGCTGATACGTTCAACGCATTTATGGTTTTACCTAACGTTATCGCTCTGATCGGATTAAGTAGCATTGTGAAAAAAACATATAAAGAATTATCAATCTAAAAAAAACGAGACACTAACTAGTTAGTGTCTCGTTTTTTAATATCCCTTAACCGAGATGGGCGCTTACGTTAAGGCTCTTAATAATAATCGAAGCCCCTTGCATATCAAAAATATTTATTCCAGTATTGTCCTGGAAGAGTTTACGGTAATTTGCGAATGGCATTCCAAGCACACCAGCAAGAAAGAAGCGAATAGTATTATTATGTGCAACAACAAGAATCGTTTCGTCTGGATGCTTGTTACCAATTTCTTCAAAAAAGGACGATGCCCGGTCATGCATTTCTTTTGCTGTCTCCCCGGTCCTACCAGCCTTTGTCTGCCAGGGATCAGCCATCCAGCTTTCCCATGATTCTGGGTCTTCAGCAATAAACTCCTTCTTAGACCTTCCTTCCCATTCGCCAAAATCCCCCTCAAAGATCCTTTCATCTGTTTTAACAGGGTGATCATTTTTACCCATAATAAGTGTCGCTGTATCTCTCGCTCGGATTAAAGGCGAAGAGTAGACAGCATCAAATGACACATCACTTAAAAACTGACCTGCTTTCTCTGCCTGCTTCCTACCCAGTTGCGATAACCCAATATCGGTCCGTCCGCAATAAAGGTCACCTGCTGCATTCCACTCACTCTCACCGTGTCTAACAAGGTAGACTCGCGTCATAGCATTTCCGCCTTGCCCCGGATTACTTTCTTAATGAATAACATCATTTCAATCTCTCCTACATACTTTGATGCTTTTATTATGTCTTTCACACGGTTATGATGCAAGAAATCGGCCAATAAACCGCCGCATGCCAGCGAGCGGTTTACATGTTACTGTGCAGCCTGAAGACCGGCCTGGTTAAGGAAGTTCCATGGCTTATTGAAATGTGGTTGGAAAAAGAAATCTATGAATCCAAGTTCATCCACAGTCATTTTATTTTGGATACAGACAGACAGTGTATTAATTGACTGCGTAACATCGGCTTTAGAAATTACCTGTGCTCCAAGGATTCTCCTGCTTTCTTCTTCATAAACCACTTTTAACGTAATCAATTCATAATCTGGCATAAACTCCGGACGATTATTTTCCTCAATTGTGATTGTTTTCACATTATTAGCTACAAGAAGAGCTGCTTTCTCTGTTAATCCAGTCGAAGCCATACTAAGATCAAATAGGTGTAGACCAGATGTTCCCTGCGTACCCATATATTTGATTGTTGGTTTCATTATATTCCGTCCAACAAGCGTTCCCATCCGGACAGCATTTGTTGCAAGCGGAATATATGCATGTTCTCCAGTCGGATTATAGCGAATAGCACAGCTATCACCTGCAGCATAGACATCTTTTTTACTTGTTTGCATGTACTCATCTACGGTTATCGCACCGTTTGGCAACATATCGACCTGTCCTTTAACAAGTTCTGTATTCGGACGGAAACCTACACAAAGAATAACCAGATCTGTCTCATACTCTCCCTTTGTTGTAACAACTTTCGATACCGTTCCCTGCCCTTCAAAACGCGTAACTGTCTCATTAAGAGATAATCGAATGCCACGATTTCTGAAATCCTCTTCAATCACGTCTGTAAATTCCGGGTCAAGGTATTTACTTAAAATACGGTCTTCACCATCAACTAACGTGACTTCCTTACCGTATTTATGAAAGGCTTCGACTAATTCAACACCGATATAACCTGCTCCAATGACCGTTACTCGTTTCGCATCTTTAGCTCTTTCTATAATCGTATTTGCCTGGTTATAGTTTTTGGATAGTAAAATATTGTTAAGGTTAATTCCTTCAATTGGTGGAACAATGGGCCATGATCCAGTAGCCATCACAAGCTTATCATACGCATCATCCAGCACTTCTTTCGTCACTAAATTTTTTACTTTGATTCGCTTGTTTTCCGTATCGACTTCAAGCACTTCATGCTTCATTTTCATTGAAACGCCCATCTCTTCTAACTTTTCAGGAGAGGAATAGAAAAGCCGCTGTGGATCCTTTACAACTCCACCAACATAGAGCGCGATACCACATGATAAAAAGGACACATTATCATTTCGTTCATAAACTGTGATTTCCGCTTCAGGATAAAAATTAGCTATATTCGAAACTGCTGCTGTTCCAGCATGTGTACAACCTACAACTGCTACTTTCATAAATGATTCCTCCTCAATTTATTGTGAATGATTTCACATAAATGCTTATAATTTGTGATTAATTTCACAATTTCTATATTCTTAGTATATGTGATCTTAAGGAGAGTTGCAACATGTTTGCTCAATATTTCACAATTTATTCGCGTTTGCCTTTAAAGCAAAATATTACCCCTTCTACTTCTATCGCGTTAGGATAGAAAATAAATGAACATACTGTTAACGAAAAGGAGTTGCTCCTCATTGATTTCTTTAAGTATTCTTGATCAGGTACCCATCCCTAAAGGAAGCGATTCCTATACAACACTTACGCATACGCGTGATTTAGCTATTCTTGCTGAGAAACTGGGTTATAAGCGATACTGGTTTGCAGAGCATCACAGTACAAAAGGGCTGGCAAGTACTTCTCCAGAAATAATGATGGCTAATATTGCAGCGAGTACATCTAAACTAAAAGTAGGCTCAGGTGGTGTCTTACTGCCCCAATATAGCCCTTTCAAAGTCGCTGAAAACTTCCGTCAACTTGAAGCCCTTCACCCTGAACGAATTGACCTCGGAGTTGGACGTTCACCAGGTGGAACGGCAAAAACGAGACTTGCACTAACAGATGGTTAGGAGTCTGAATGAATTCCCACGTCAATTAAAAGACTTGTCTCATTATTTGACAGATACCATGCCACGTGACCATCAATATGCCGGAATTAAAGCCTCTCCCCACACAGAAAAGCCTCCCGCGCTCTGGCTTCTTGGTATGGGAGAAAATAGCGCAGAGCTTGCTGCTGAGCTTGGCATCGGCTACGTCTTCGGCCATTTTATTAAGCCTGATCGTGGCCCAAATGCATTAAAAACCTATCATCAATTGTTCCAACCTTCCTATTACAGTTCACAACCGGAGGCGATCATTGCCATTTTTGTTGTCTGTGGTGAAACGGGCGAACATGCTGAGGATCTGGCACTGAGCCAGGACCTATGGCTTCTACGAGTTGAAAAGGGGCTCGATAGTCGCGTGCCTTCTATTGAAGAAGCAAAACACCATCATTATTCTAAAACAGATGAAGTACGAATAAAAAATAACAGAAGCCGAATGGTAATTGGTTCCCATGAAACTGTAAAACAACAAATCGACGAACTTTCAAAGCTTTACGGAACAAACGAATTTATGGTGCTTACGAACCTTCACAGCTATGAGGAACGAAGGAATTCTTATGAACGACTGGCTACTATTTATAATAAATAACATACAAAACCCCCAACGCCATTAATGTTTGGGGGTTTTGCAACTATTCACTTTCAATACGAGTATGACGCAATCGATAGATTTGATAGAAGTTCTTCAGTGTTACTTTTGCAACAGAATATAAAGGAATGGCAATCAGCATACCGATAAACCCATACAATGCTGCCGCTACAATTAATAGCAAGATTATTGTTAATGGATGAATGTTCAGGCGATTCCCCAGTACAACTGGAGCCACAAGATTCCCTTCAAGCTGCTGAACCACTACCATGATAATGAGGACGTAAAAAGCCATGATGGGATCCTGAGTTAAAGCAACTACAAGTGCAGGAATCACCCCTATAATCGGTCCAAAAAATGGCACAACTGCAGTAAGAGCGACGAACAGACCAAGTATTAATGCATAAGGTAATCCAATGATGAGATAACCAATATACATCAGTGTACCATCAACTACCGCGACAATAATTTGACCAATAATATAAGCCGAAAGAGTCTGGTCTATATTTCGCAAAACCTTTCTACCTTCTTCCTGATGATTCGAAGGAAGAAAATTCAACAAGAAGGGCTTTAGCTTGTGGTCATCTTTAAGAAAGTAAAATAATACAAATGGCACGATAACAAGAACAGTTGTGGCGCTTGTAACAGCACCAATAACCTGCATCAGATGATCTCCAAGATTTTGTGTGAGATCTCCGAGAAAGCCTGTGGCTTTTTGCCTCAAATTCTCCATAGAAAGCATGCCCATGTCATTCTTCTCCATCATTTTTTCAGCTTCGCTCGCTGACTGCTTAAGCTTCTCAGGTAGCTCTTTCGTGAGCTTGGAGATCTGTGTTTGAATAGGGTTTGCAAGAAATGTAAAAGCAGTATATAACAAACCAGCGATACTTAAGAAAACGATTAAAATCGCTGTTATGTCTGCCACAAACGGTAGCTTCTTTATTAAACGAACAAGGGGTTTTATCGCATAGTAGAGAAATCCGGCTATCAACACTGGATAGAAGAGTGTTCCAATAATTGTTTTCAAAGGTTTCAGTAAATCAAGTTCCGTAAGAAAATAAATACAAATAAGGACAAGTATAATACCGGTGATATATTTAAAAAAGTCGTGCTTGATCCACATAGGCAGTCTCCTTAATAAAGTTTAGTCGCACTTTTCATATACCACACATCCATCGATTCATAACTTACATTCAAGAAAAAATAATAAATAGTTTGAATATCCTACTATAAACAGACCTAAAAATAAAAACAGAACCATTATGGTTCTGTTTTAACTTTCCAATCCTTATCAGCAGATTATAGCTCCAATAGCTAGCCTTACTTTATAGCATCGTTAAGATATGGGCTAAATTTTCACTTGTGGCTTTTCGGTCAATTCTTTTCTGAGCTCGCTGTCTTGCAAGATCATGAAGGTGCTTTTCACCTTCTGTATCAGGCTTAATCCCAGGAACAGTCGCTGTCCTTCCATCGATTAACGCGACAAATGTGATAAAACAGGTAGCAGCAATCCGTTGGTCACCTGTTAATAGTTGTTCGGCAGTCACTTTTACAAACACCTCCATTGAACTTTTCCCAGTCCAAATCACAAACGCTTCATAATGGACATAGTCTTCCTCCGTTATCGGATGGAGAAATTCAACAGTATCCATAGAAACAGTTACACATTCAAGACGGGAATGTCTCGTCGCAGCTATAGAGGCAAGCATATCCATATCCGCAAGAAGTTTTCCTCCAAACAACGTCCCATGGCTATTTAGATCAGGTGGAAAAATTCGACTACTCTTATACACTCTCGATTCTTTTACTTGTTTCTTCATTGGTTTCCCCCTATGTAGATAATAAAAAGGCGCATACTTTCTATCAGAAAGTATGCGCAATGAATAGACAATACAAATAGTCCTTCAAGCGACACCTCCTATCGACCGTAGGTAAACAGTGTTTTAGAAAAGGCAGGTCTCCTGGCTTGAAGGTTATTAACGGCGCTCCTTCCCTATCCTTGATAAGTGGATCATGCACCTTCTTATTCCTTCTTACAGTGGCGGGACCGCATTGGATTTTCACCAACTTCCCTATTAAACGCTGGATCAGCGTACCTTTTCCATATTATTGAATTGTACAACTCTATTCTTTACGTTTTATAAGACAAAGTCAATCCCTTGCCTTAATCAAACGTTTGTTTAACAATGTATAGCCTTTGGGCGTTTCCTTAAACAAACGTTTATTTAACATCCATCCCGTCTCCATTAAGAAAAGACATTCCAATTTGAAATGCCTTCTTATTTATTCCATCATCAAAGGGTTGACTCGTCTTATAGAAACTTCACATTATTCATTTGTAGATTGATCTACCATCTCTTTTAATTCTGAAATAGTAGATCCTTTAAACCGTTTGCCATCAACAAAAAGCGCTGGTGTTCCAGATACATTCATTTCATCTGCAAATGAACGATCGGTTTTAACTGCACCTTCTCCGGCTCCTTTTTTAAACGCTTTAATCACTTGATTTGTATCTTCTTCACTAACTAAGCCACTAAGCGTCTCTATTAAGAATTTGGGAGTATATACTTCCTGCTTTTCTAATTCTTTATCTTTGGGTTGTTGCTCATAAAGAACGTGATGGAACTGCCAGAATACATCATTGCCGAGCTCGTGATACACCGTCTCTGCAAATTCTGCAGCTCGTTTTGAATCCGCCTGAATAAACGGGTCATTCACGAAATAAAACCTTGCTTTCCCTGTTGCGATTAATTCATCCTGAATTAACGGAAAGAAAGACTCGGTAAAGGTTTTGCAAGAAGGACATTTATAATCCCCAAACTGGATGATTTCAACCGGAGCTGTTTCCTCGCCCAAATGGGGTTGAGCTTCTATTTTGAAACCTTTCGTAGAAGTAGATTGGTTCATAAAATACACTGTCATAAGTAGAATGATAATTGCCACGAGTGAAAGCATCCACTTTGAACTGCGCTTTAATTTCTTTTTTGACTTGGCCATCCTGTCACTTCCCTAGTCCTTCTTTTGTTGAATGATTGGCAAAGACCATCCTCTGTTTTTCATGAACGTCCAGAGACTGTATGGTCCACCCCCACTAAGAAAAAGAGAGACGGACATCGCTAGAAGAGCTATGTCTAATTCATATCCGCCGAGCATACCTGTTGAGCGTTTCACAGTTGTAAGAGCACCGATCAAGATCATTGAAAACAGGACACTCACAATCCGAGTTCCTACTCCAAGAATCATTACAATTCCACCTGTTAATTCAATAAAGCCAACAATATAGGCAAGGAAACCTGACAACCCTATTGTTTCAAAGAAAGCAACTGTACTTGCAATACCTTCAGAGAACTTCAAAAATCCATGAGCAAAAAAAAGCATACCTACTACCAAACGAATTGTTAACAACCCGAGATGGGGATAGGTTTTCATCATAGTTCCTCCCTAGATATTAACATTATTTAACACCGTTCGACACAGTGATCCTTTTAAAATTTATCATAGTGTACGTATGGATTGCAAAAGAACTATGACTTATTTCAACGCTGTTTTTGCCTTCTCGTAAAGGTAGAGTGACGAATAATTTGATTAATTACCTCAGAAAAGACTAAACCAACTGCAATTGATCCAGATATCATAAATGCTCGAGCAGCAAGGTTAATAGCAGTATTGTAATCATTTTGTACAAAGTTTCTCATCGCATCATATGCAAGCCCACCAGGGACAAGCGGAATAATACCGGCAACACTGAAAATGATGACGGGAGTTCGATACTTTTTAGCGAAAAACTGGCTGATAACCGCAATAAAAAATGAAGCTGTTACTGTGGCAATAACAGGATCAATCCCAGAGGCTTCCATACCGTAGTAAATCATCCATCCGCACATGCCAACAAACCCACCCTTTAAGAGGGAAGACTTAGGTGCGTTAAAGAGCAAACCAAACGCAGCACTAGCAATAAAACTCGTAAAGACTTGAGCCATTATAGTCATATCCCCACTCCCTTTCTACAGAAATGACACAACCAGAGCAATACCTGCTCCAATTGCGAAGGCAGTCAGGAATGCCTCAGCCCCTTTTGATAAACCCGAAATAAGATGCCCTGCCATCAAATCTCGAACTGCATTTGTAATGAGAAGGCCCGGTACAAGTGGCATAACAGAACCAATAATAATTTTATCAAGTTGTTCGCCTAGTCCCAGGGAAACAAACAACACAGCTAGAAGGCCAATCACAAAAGAAGCTAGAAACTCGGAAAAGAATTTAATTGGCACGAGACGATTAAATAGGGTCACACTGAAAAAGCCTCCCCCTCCAGCGAGAACAGCAGGGATGAAATCACCCCATACACCTTGAAACATAATAAGAAAACAACCGCTTGCAACCGCTGCTGCAACAAGTTGTTTTGGGAACGTATACCTCTCTGTCATTTTGTCGAGTTTATCTAACTCATAATACGCTTCTTGTATAGATAATTCTCCACTGCTAATTCTTCGAGATATACTATTTACCTTCGTTACTTTATAAAGATCCGTTGTACGATCCGAAATACGGATTAACTGTGTTTTGGATGGTTCCGGCCCTTCAACAGAAAAAATGATGCCTGTAGGTGTTACGTAACTATTCGACTGCGTGGCCCCATACGCGTCCGCAATCCTTGTCATTGTATCCTCTACCCGGTATGTTTCACCACCATTCTGTAGCATTACTTTTCCGGCTAACAGGCATACTTTAATAACGTCATATACATAACTAGTTTGTTTTTCCATTGTTCGCTCCTGTCAGGACTGAAATAATAGAGTAGCAATTACTTTTTAGTTTATCTGAACTATATAGGTTATATCAAATCATTCTTCGGAACGAAAGAGAATGATACTTTTAACTCGTTCTACATAGATCTGCATATTTAGGCCCATAAACAAAAGCGCCGGCTTAAGCCGGCGCTTTTGTTTAATTCGATACTCTCTGCATTTTCGAGTAAATTGACATATAGGTGTTCGATTCTTCTACCTTCCCCATTTCGCGGTAGACCTTTGTTAACCACTGAACCGGTGTAGGGTCTGTTGGATGAAGTTCCATCTCCCAATCAAAGCAAGTGATAGCTTCATCATATTGCTTTAGTTTGTGATAGAGCTTTCCAAGTTGAAACTGTTTATCTGGATCATCCTGAATTTCAGCCATAGTTTGGATTGTCGATAGAATGGAAATATCTTGATTATCATTATCGAGAGGTTTCACCCAGTTGTAGACATATGTGAGATCAAATTCATGAAGCATTCTCGGAATTAATGCATGGAGCAATTGATCGAGATAGTTCTGATTACCCTTTACTCGAAGACAGGATTGAAGCATATCGAGGTTAATAGAAGAGAACGTTGTTTCTTGATCTTCTATAGCCGTGATAAGAAGAGCACACTCACTTTTTGTAATGGTATCCTGACGTTCAGTCAGCAAATTAATGGCTTCGCTTGTTTTCTTTAAATACATGAAGGCTTGAAAAGCATTCTTCCGAAGAGTTGGATGATGAGGTGCCTCTCTATGCATATTCCATAATAGGAGTGCACGTTCTGATTCAGAAAATTGATCGTCGATTATGGCCAGTGGATCAATTTCATTATTGTCTGAGGATAGAAGGTAAAGCTGAAGGCGTAATGCAGAAAGATCAGTGTTACGTTTTTCTTTCAAAAAAAGGGATTCAAGGTAAGCGTGATGATTCCTAAGATCATCATAAGCGTATATTTCAGCAAATAGTGGGTCAGCCTCACTTAATTCATGGACTCCTCCATCATAGAGACTTCTCACTTTCTGGTATTCTAACTTTCGAGTAAGCTCTCTGGCCCATTTATTGACGGGGTCAAAATGAAGCAACGTCGCAAGGATTTGAAAGGCAAGACGCATCTGGCCATTTCTTCTATATTCGTAAAAGTGTTTTTTCATGAGTTTTATAATGGTGTCTGCGGAAAGAAAAGAGTCAAAATATGAGAAAATAAAGGCTGTTTCCTGGGGAGTGTATCGTTTTTGAACAGAATGAAAGACCTGCTTTGTGGATTTTAGATGGAATGTTTTTTCGAAAAGAAAGCGATCAATGAGCGGATGAGGAGATTTAAGCACAATCCCATTCTGAAAAGCTTTTTCGATGAGAGATCCACTTTTCACGTCTGCGGTTTTTCCAGTGATGAAATCATCTTTATAAAAGAAGAGATAAAATTTGCTTCCATTT harbors:
- a CDS encoding alanine/glycine:cation symporter family protein — protein: MQVIEAINSILWGPIMITLLLGTGLFFTVRLGFIQFTGLKEGIRQTFGPLFSKKKQEGISSYQALSTAIAAQVGTGNLAGVATAIAAGGPGAIFWMWISSFLGMATIFAEAVLAQKFRVKENGTVKGGPAYYIRDGLGSKKLAAFFAVAIIAALGFVGNMVQSNSIAEAFHTAFEIPPLVIGISVAFLISLILFGGINRIAKFAGNVVPIMALLYIIGALVILILQFDQVLPALSLIVESAFTPESAGGGVLGASIKEAIRYGVARGLFSNEAGMGSTPHAHAIAEVKHPTQQGFVAMVGVLIDTVIICTVTALVILVTDGANSNLTGIELTQASFTSGLGSFGVYFIAFSLLFFSFTTILGWAYFGETNVSYLFGDKGIPYYRAAVLLFIIGGTVLNVPFVWQLADTFNAFMVLPNVIALIGLSSIVKKTYKELSI
- a CDS encoding DsbA family protein — encoded protein: MAKSKKKLKRSSKWMLSLVAIIILLMTVYFMNQSTSTKGFKIEAQPHLGEETAPVEIIQFGDYKCPSCKTFTESFFPLIQDELIATGKARFYFVNDPFIQADSKRAAEFAETVYHELGNDVFWQFHHVLYEQQPKDKELEKQEVYTPKFLIETLSGLVSEEDTNQVIKAFKKGAGEGAVKTDRSFADEMNVSGTPALFVDGKRFKGSTISELKEMVDQSTNE
- a CDS encoding acyl-CoA thioesterase: MKKQVKESRVYKSSRIFPPDLNSHGTLFGGKLLADMDMLASIAATRHSRLECVTVSMDTVEFLHPITEEDYVHYEAFVIWTGKSSMEVFVKVTAEQLLTGDQRIAATCFITFVALIDGRTATVPGIKPDTEGEKHLHDLARQRAQKRIDRKATSENLAHILTML
- a CDS encoding threonine/serine exporter family protein — its product is MTIMAQVFTSFIASAAFGLLFNAPKSSLLKGGFVGMCGWMIYYGMEASGIDPVIATVTASFFIAVISQFFAKKYRTPVIIFSVAGIIPLVPGGLAYDAMRNFVQNDYNTAINLAARAFMISGSIAVGLVFSEVINQIIRHSTFTRRQKQR
- a CDS encoding AI-2E family transporter, which translates into the protein MWIKHDFFKYITGIILVLICIYFLTELDLLKPLKTIIGTLFYPVLIAGFLYYAIKPLVRLIKKLPFVADITAILIVFLSIAGLLYTAFTFLANPIQTQISKLTKELPEKLKQSASEAEKMMEKNDMGMLSMENLRQKATGFLGDLTQNLGDHLMQVIGAVTSATTVLVIVPFVLFYFLKDDHKLKPFLLNFLPSNHQEEGRKVLRNIDQTLSAYIIGQIIVAVVDGTLMYIGYLIIGLPYALILGLFVALTAVVPFFGPIIGVIPALVVALTQDPIMAFYVLIIMVVVQQLEGNLVAPVVLGNRLNIHPLTIILLLIVAAALYGFIGMLIAIPLYSVAKVTLKNFYQIYRLRHTRIESE
- a CDS encoding histidine phosphatase family protein, translating into MTRVYLVRHGESEWNAAGDLYCGRTDIGLSQLGRKQAEKAGQFLSDVSFDAVYSSPLIRARDTATLIMGKNDHPVKTDERIFEGDFGEWEGRSKKEFIAEDPESWESWMADPWQTKAGRTGETAKEMHDRASSFFEEIGNKHPDETILVVAHNNTIRFFLAGVLGMPFANYRKLFQDNTGINIFDMQGASIIIKSLNVSAHLG
- a CDS encoding CoA-disulfide reductase → MKVAVVGCTHAGTAAVSNIANFYPEAEITVYERNDNVSFLSCGIALYVGGVVKDPQRLFYSSPEKLEEMGVSMKMKHEVLEVDTENKRIKVKNLVTKEVLDDAYDKLVMATGSWPIVPPIEGINLNNILLSKNYNQANTIIERAKDAKRVTVIGAGYIGVELVEAFHKYGKEVTLVDGEDRILSKYLDPEFTDVIEEDFRNRGIRLSLNETVTRFEGQGTVSKVVTTKGEYETDLVILCVGFRPNTELVKGQVDMLPNGAITVDEYMQTSKKDVYAAGDSCAIRYNPTGEHAYIPLATNAVRMGTLVGRNIMKPTIKYMGTQGTSGLHLFDLSMASTGLTEKAALLVANNVKTITIEENNRPEFMPDYELITLKVVYEEESRRILGAQVISKADVTQSINTLSVCIQNKMTVDELGFIDFFFQPHFNKPWNFLNQAGLQAAQ
- a CDS encoding DoxX family protein codes for the protein MMKTYPHLGLLTIRLVVGMLFFAHGFLKFSEGIASTVAFFETIGLSGFLAYIVGFIELTGGIVMILGVGTRIVSVLFSMILIGALTTVKRSTGMLGGYELDIALLAMSVSLFLSGGGPYSLWTFMKNRGWSLPIIQQKKD
- a CDS encoding tetratricopeptide repeat protein codes for the protein MIEQPQSVTVISNQRHIQLRVERLAIHHRIKILEAVKGNGSKFYLFFYKDDFITGKTADVKSGSLIEKAFQNGIVLKSPHPLIDRFLFEKTFHLKSTKQVFHSVQKRYTPQETAFIFSYFDSFLSADTIIKLMKKHFYEYRRNGQMRLAFQILATLLHFDPVNKWARELTRKLEYQKVRSLYDGGVHELSEADPLFAEIYAYDDLRNHHAYLESLFLKEKRNTDLSALRLQLYLLSSDNNEIDPLAIIDDQFSESERALLLWNMHREAPHHPTLRKNAFQAFMYLKKTSEAINLLTERQDTITKSECALLITAIEDQETTFSSINLDMLQSCLRVKGNQNYLDQLLHALIPRMLHEFDLTYVYNWVKPLDNDNQDISILSTIQTMAEIQDDPDKQFQLGKLYHKLKQYDEAITCFDWEMELHPTDPTPVQWLTKVYREMGKVEESNTYMSIYSKMQRVSN
- a CDS encoding threonine/serine exporter family protein, producing the protein MEKQTSYVYDVIKVCLLAGKVMLQNGGETYRVEDTMTRIADAYGATQSNSYVTPTGIIFSVEGPEPSKTQLIRISDRTTDLYKVTKVNSISRRISSGELSIQEAYYELDKLDKMTERYTFPKQLVAAAVASGCFLIMFQGVWGDFIPAVLAGGGGFFSVTLFNRLVPIKFFSEFLASFVIGLLAVLFVSLGLGEQLDKIIIGSVMPLVPGLLITNAVRDLMAGHLISGLSKGAEAFLTAFAIGAGIALVVSFL